From the Methylobacterium currus genome, one window contains:
- a CDS encoding dihydrodipicolinate synthase family protein, which translates to MTKRFRGTYTVMITPTDAEGRLDLKALAAFTEWQIAQGIHGLIPLGSTGEFLSLAEEERVAVAETVIRVAAGRVPVLVGTGAEDTREALRLSRQAEALGADGVMIIPPFYATPTADELVHHYRTIGEAIGLPIMVYNNPATANVDLRPDLVARIAEIDNCRYIKESTLEVTRVRDILRLCGDRMTVFGGILGFESFVEGAEGWVAVASNVAPGPLARLFTLVADEEKLREARALSLHWLPLIEAVGGQAYVAGTKALLTHMGFPAGPPRPPRLPLPPAADAAMRDLVARFGLRFDG; encoded by the coding sequence ATGACCAAGCGCTTTCGCGGCACCTATACGGTGATGATCACCCCCACCGACGCCGAGGGCCGCCTCGACCTGAAGGCGCTCGCCGCCTTCACCGAGTGGCAGATCGCGCAAGGGATCCACGGCCTGATCCCCCTCGGCTCCACCGGCGAGTTCCTGTCCCTCGCCGAGGAGGAGCGGGTGGCGGTGGCCGAGACGGTGATCCGCGTCGCCGCCGGCCGGGTGCCGGTGCTGGTCGGCACCGGCGCCGAGGATACCCGCGAGGCTTTGCGCCTCAGCCGCCAGGCGGAAGCGCTCGGCGCCGACGGCGTGATGATCATCCCGCCCTTCTACGCGACGCCGACGGCGGACGAGCTCGTCCACCATTACCGCACGATCGGCGAGGCGATCGGCCTGCCGATCATGGTCTACAACAACCCGGCGACCGCGAATGTCGACCTGCGGCCCGACCTCGTCGCCCGCATCGCCGAGATCGACAATTGCCGCTACATCAAGGAATCGACCCTCGAGGTGACGCGGGTGCGCGACATCCTCCGGCTCTGCGGCGACCGGATGACGGTGTTCGGCGGCATCCTGGGCTTCGAATCCTTCGTCGAGGGCGCGGAGGGCTGGGTGGCGGTGGCGTCGAACGTCGCGCCCGGACCGCTCGCGCGCCTGTTCACCCTGGTGGCCGACGAGGAGAAGCTGCGCGAGGCCCGCGCCCTGTCGCTGCACTGGCTGCCGCTGATCGAGGCGGTGGGGGGCCAGGCCTACGTCGCCGGCACCAAGGCGCTCCTCACCCATATGGGCTTCCCCGCCGGCCCGCCGCGGCCGCCCCGCCTGCCCCTGCCGCCGGCCGCCGACGCGGCGATGCGCGACCTCGTCGCGCGGTTCGGCCTGCGCTTCGATGGGTGA
- a CDS encoding amino acid ABC transporter permease produces MAGWNWAGFFEYLANPYILMGAWATLWLTAAAMLIGLALGFGLALMRRSRHVWLSAPAGLYVWLFRGTPLLVQLIVIYTGLPQLGIKFTVIESALIGLSLNEAAYLAEIIRAGIDAVPKGQVGAARALGLREPQVMAHVVLPQALRIVVPPLGNSVNGLLKTTSITSVISMEELLRRTQVLIQERFEVLELFSVAALYYLAMTTAWQLVQRRLERHYGRSDLPPTGAGA; encoded by the coding sequence GTGGCGGGCTGGAACTGGGCCGGGTTCTTCGAGTACCTGGCCAACCCCTACATCCTGATGGGCGCCTGGGCCACGCTCTGGCTCACCGCCGCCGCGATGCTGATCGGCCTCGCGCTCGGCTTCGGCCTCGCCTTGATGCGGCGCTCGCGCCATGTCTGGCTCTCGGCGCCGGCCGGCCTCTACGTCTGGCTGTTCCGGGGCACGCCGCTCCTGGTGCAGCTGATCGTGATCTATACCGGGCTGCCGCAGCTCGGGATCAAGTTCACGGTGATCGAATCGGCGCTGATCGGCCTCTCGCTCAACGAGGCGGCCTATCTTGCCGAGATCATCCGGGCCGGGATCGACGCCGTGCCGAAGGGTCAGGTGGGCGCCGCCCGGGCGCTCGGCCTGCGCGAGCCGCAGGTGATGGCTCATGTCGTCCTGCCCCAGGCCCTGCGCATCGTCGTGCCGCCGCTCGGCAATTCGGTGAACGGCCTCCTCAAGACGACCTCGATCACCTCGGTGATCTCGATGGAGGAGCTTTTGCGCCGCACCCAGGTGCTGATCCAGGAGCGCTTCGAGGTGCTGGAGCTCTTCTCCGTCGCCGCCCTCTACTACCTCGCCATGACGACCGCCTGGCAGCTCGTGCAGCGGCGGCTGGAGCGTCACTACGGCCGCTCCGACCTGCCGCCGACCGGCGCCGGCGCCTGA